From Leptodactylus fuscus isolate aLepFus1 chromosome 11, aLepFus1.hap2, whole genome shotgun sequence, one genomic window encodes:
- the ZBTB33 gene encoding transcriptional regulator Kaiso, translating to MDTKKLITATDTQYSGSLLQALNDQRLQGLYCDVTVIVEDRKFRAHKNILSACSTYFHQLFIVAGPVVELNFVRAEIFAEILNYIYSAKIVRVKCDMLEELIKSGKLLGVPFIAELGIPLSQVKSMSGGGKDGSPEAQSNSDQKPRDATKNTSSPSSSAAQSEGEKEMPIIGESFSLSANKESETETNVIEDESEDDDVIFCSETMPTKPVIQEKKESVQTPIVPPVDQVPDAKKAVPSSQPPQPNQSPKPQTQPPSKNVVSAPSDTNSNLSTQDPPAKDSVPAPAAPPAPATPAPSIQTSQTTSSATPGSTQKQAPPDTTQNLPKLQPIGIVHPKTELILDGNGISTSPVSSAVSLEQPTITHKNVSFDGVQKKQVVTFSPGSSSKPGEFKIKIADVVSGTSKDSSEPRRIIDGKKIITLDQASEIEGLSTGCKVYANIGEDTYDIVIPIKEEEEGLAKLEEDDEGFPNRKRMKLKHDDHYELIVDGRVYYICIVCKRSYVCLTSLRRHFNVHSWEKKYPCRYCERVFPLAEYRTKHEIHHTGERRYQCLTCGSSFINYQVMASHIRSVHSMDPAGDSKLYRLNPCKTLQIRQYAYITENTNSVPVINDGGIVYDIDPDKSEPASAENHSNEGPKPVNWDDIFIQQSNQNMFKPTTPEGSTEFEFVIPESY from the coding sequence ATGGACACAAAGAAGTTGATCACGGCGACAGACACCCAGTACTCTGGCAGCCTATTGCAAGCACTAAATGACCAGCGGCTGCAGGGCTTGTATTGCGATGTCACCGTCATCGTTGAAGATCGCAAATTCAGAGCTCACAAGAATATTCTTTCCGCCTGTAGCACTTACTTCCACCAACTCTTCATTGTCGCCGGTCCGGTAGTGGAATTGAATTTTGTCAGAGCTGAAATTTTTGCAGAAATTCTTAACTATATCTACAGCGCTAAGATTGTTCGTGTGAAATGCGACATGCTGGAAGAACTGatcaaatctggaaaattgctgggAGTTCCTTTTATAGCAGAGCTTGGAATCCCCTTATCACAAGTGAAGAGTATGTCTGGCGGAGGCAAAGATGGTTCTCCTGAAGCCCAGTCTAATTCTGACCAGAAACCACGGGATGCGACAAAAAACACAAGCAGTCCATCGTCCAGCGCGGCTCAATCTGAGGGAGAGAAGGAAATGCCGATCATCGGTGAGTCCTTCTCATTATCAGCCAATAAAGAATCCGAGACAGAAACAAATGTGATAGAAGACGAGTCAGAGGACGATGACGTCATCTTCTGTTCAGAGACTATGCCAACCAAACCCGTCATTCAAGAGAAAAAAGAATCGGTGCAGACCCCAATTGTTCCCCCTGTTGACCAAGTCCCTGATGCGAAAAAAGCAGTACCGTCAAGTCAACCTCCACAGCCGAATCAAAGCCCTAAACCTCAGACTCAACCCCCTTCAAAAAATGTGGTTTCTGCCCCGAGTGACACAAATTCCAACCTTTCTACTCAAGATCCTCCTGCAAAAGATTCTGTCCCCGCTCCTGCTGCGCCGCCCGCACCTGCTACGCCTGCCCCTTCCATCCAGACTTCCCAAACCACCTCATCTGCCACACCAGGGTCGACCCAGAAGCAAGCCCCTCCTGACACTACTCAAAACCTGCCCAAACTACAACCAATTGGTATCGTTCATCCCAAAACTGAGCTGATATTGGATGGAAATGGCATTTCAACCTCCCCCGTGTCTTCTGCTGTGTCCTTGGAGCAGCCAACGATTACGCACAAAAACGTGTCATTcgatggtgtccaaaaaaagcaaGTGGTTACCTTCAGCCCCGGATCATCCTCCAAACCGGGAGAATTTAAGATTAAGATCGCGGACGTTGTTTCCGGAACCAGCAAGGACTCTTCGGAGCCCAGACGTATCATCGATGGGAAGAAAATCATCACCTTGGACCAGGCGTCAGAAATCGAGGGTTTGTCAACGGGGTGCAAAGTTTATGCAAACATCGGCGAGGATACGTACGACATAGTCATCCCCatcaaggaagaagaggaagggTTGGCTAAGTTGGAGGAGGACGATGAAGGGTTTCCAAATCGTAAACGAATGAAACTAAAACACGACGACCATTACGAGCTCATCGTCGACGGAAGAGTCTATTATATCTGCATTGTATGCAAAAGATCATACGTTTGTCTGACCAGTTTGAGAAGACATTTTAACGTTCACTCCTGGGAAAAGAAATATCCTTGTCGCTATTGCGAGAGAGTCTTTCCTCTGGCAGAATATCGTACAAAGCATGAAATTCACCATACAGGTGAAAGAAGATATCAGTGCTTGACTTGTGGTAGTTCCTTTATCAATTACCAAGTCATGGCGTCACACATTCGATCTGTTCACAGTATGGACCCTGCGGGAGACTCAAAGCTTTACCGCCTAAACCCATGCAAGACTTTACAGATTAGGCAGTACGCGTACATAACAGAAAATACAAATTCTGTCCCCGTCATCAACGATGGTGGAATCGTGTATGACATAGACCCGGACAAATCGGAACCCGCCTCCGCCGAGAACCACTCTAACGAAGGGCCAAAACCTGTAAATTGGGACGATATCTTCATTCAGCAGTCCAACCAGAACATGTTTAAGCCAACTACTCCGGAAGGCAGTACTGAATTTGAGTTTGTTATACCAGAATCCTATTGA